One stretch of uncultured Methanobrevibacter sp. DNA includes these proteins:
- a CDS encoding ATP-grasp domain-containing protein, with protein MKNIIVVECISTGKNFIGDIINRGYNPVVLHLKDSDTEDGKKFGEHVKEEYKLIPYEFDMIYEKDTFEETLEEVRKFNPLLIVPGNERGVVLAAKLTHELGILGNSIENLDAMTLKNKMHNRLAERGLRSIKGKVVHNLDEALEFYDSENLDEVVIKPTYSAGSASVRICENRNEMINSINQLFENVNYYGDEISELLIQERINGTEYIVNTVSHKGIPRVTLVWKYNKVKTSEGAIVYDSCETVNDLSLGEAEMVEYAYKVADALEIQYGPVHGEYMIDEKGPVLIEVNCRPCGGGMSAEFLDRISGQHETDSILDSYLKPKCFYDQMYKRYKLYAHGTLKFFITPKNMNVRSSPIVNIEKKLKAFHESSLINATYPDMFFHKTEDLNTAAGYVFLVNENKDKVNHDLNFLRDVERNAFSLILSDDAKYPELKDDETYLNEIIPMIKKIEKHGTGLFVTDQFADDVDTYQISQEKIKDLKGNFDFIVINLNKSLIDKNEAEKVKIILEAFLKVKSGGFLFVPKNTYQLMSSGRKGIEALIKVLDYNIELPPYHISDMIIASKGR; from the coding sequence ATGAAAAATATCATAGTTGTTGAATGCATATCCACTGGAAAAAATTTTATAGGAGACATAATCAACAGAGGTTATAATCCTGTTGTGTTGCATTTAAAAGATTCAGATACCGAAGATGGGAAGAAATTTGGAGAACATGTCAAAGAGGAATATAAGTTGATTCCTTATGAATTTGACATGATTTATGAAAAGGACACATTTGAGGAAACTCTTGAAGAAGTGAGGAAGTTCAATCCTCTTTTGATTGTTCCGGGCAATGAAAGGGGAGTTGTTTTAGCAGCAAAACTGACACATGAATTAGGCATTTTGGGCAATTCAATCGAAAACCTTGATGCAATGACATTGAAAAATAAAATGCACAACAGATTGGCTGAAAGGGGGCTTCGATCAATAAAAGGAAAAGTTGTTCATAATTTAGATGAAGCATTGGAATTTTATGACAGTGAAAACCTAGATGAAGTTGTTATTAAACCTACCTACAGTGCAGGTTCAGCAAGCGTGCGAATTTGTGAAAATAGAAATGAAATGATTAATTCAATCAACCAGTTATTTGAAAATGTCAATTATTACGGGGACGAAATATCTGAACTTTTAATTCAAGAGAGAATAAACGGTACAGAATACATTGTAAATACTGTAAGTCATAAAGGTATTCCTCGTGTCACTTTGGTCTGGAAATACAACAAAGTCAAAACATCAGAAGGAGCCATTGTCTATGATTCCTGTGAAACTGTAAATGACTTGAGTCTTGGTGAAGCAGAAATGGTGGAATATGCTTATAAAGTTGCCGATGCATTGGAAATTCAATACGGCCCTGTTCATGGAGAATATATGATTGATGAAAAAGGCCCTGTTTTAATTGAAGTCAATTGCCGCCCCTGTGGAGGAGGCATGTCTGCAGAGTTCCTAGACAGAATTTCTGGCCAGCACGAAACAGATAGCATTCTTGATTCCTACTTAAAACCAAAATGTTTCTATGATCAAATGTATAAGAGATACAAATTATATGCTCATGGTACCTTGAAATTCTTCATCACTCCGAAAAACATGAATGTTCGCTCATCCCCAATAGTTAACATTGAAAAAAAATTAAAGGCGTTCCATGAAAGTAGCCTGATAAATGCAACTTATCCGGACATGTTTTTCCATAAAACTGAAGATTTAAATACAGCTGCAGGATATGTCTTCTTGGTTAATGAAAATAAAGACAAAGTGAATCATGATTTAAACTTCTTAAGGGATGTTGAGAGAAATGCATTTTCATTAATTCTAAGTGATGATGCTAAATATCCCGAATTAAAAGATGATGAAACTTATTTAAATGAAATCATTCCTATGATTAAAAAAATTGAAAAACATGGTACAGGACTTTTTGTTACTGACCAATTTGCTGATGATGTTGACACATACCAGATTAGCCAGGAAAAAATCAAGGATTTAAAAGGTAACTTTGATTTTATAGTCATAAATCTCAACAAGAGCCTTATAGATAAAAATGAAGCTGAAAAGGTAAAAATTATCTTGGAAGCATTCCTAAAGGTTAAAAGCGGAGGATTCCTTTTCGTTCCGAAAAATACATATCAGTTAATGTCAAGCGGACGGAAAGGTATCGAAGCACTTATAAAAGTTTTAGATTATAATATAGAACTTCCCCCTTATCACATTAGTGATATGATAATCGCCTCAAAAGGCAGATGA